In Microbacterium lushaniae, the following are encoded in one genomic region:
- a CDS encoding WXG100 family type VII secretion target, translated as MADIKVTSESLSGVANQLSSGAASIESQLSNLKSLVQGLIAGDWGGAASQSFNELYEQWDAAGLQLKESLTGISDQLSKAALAYEESENNISNSFRA; from the coding sequence GCTTTCGGGCGTCGCGAACCAGCTCTCTTCGGGAGCCGCTTCGATCGAGTCGCAGCTGAGCAACCTCAAGTCGCTCGTGCAGGGACTCATCGCCGGCGACTGGGGCGGGGCCGCCTCGCAGTCGTTCAACGAGCTGTACGAGCAGTGGGATGCAGCCGGCCTGCAGCTGAAGGAATCCCTCACCGGGATCAGCGACCAGCTCTCGAAGGCCGCCCTGGCCTACGAGGAGTCGGAGAACAACATCAGCAACAGCTTCCGCGCCTGA
- a CDS encoding WXG100 family type VII secretion target — translation MGQFSVSTPALGYSASAMIGAVSQFDGHVSQISGVVTSIVGASWSGDAAEAFAESWAEWQTNAGLVRDALTDIAARVQGAETGYTMTEMQVTAASRSSTVGTRRQGGGTA, via the coding sequence ATGGGGCAATTCTCGGTATCGACACCGGCCCTGGGGTATTCGGCGTCGGCGATGATCGGGGCCGTATCCCAGTTCGATGGGCACGTGTCTCAGATCTCCGGCGTGGTGACATCCATCGTGGGTGCATCGTGGAGCGGCGACGCCGCGGAGGCGTTCGCTGAGAGCTGGGCGGAGTGGCAGACCAACGCCGGTCTCGTCCGCGATGCCCTCACCGACATCGCCGCACGGGTGCAGGGCGCGGAGACGGGTTACACCATGACGGAGATGCAGGTGACCGCCGCATCCCGTTCGTCCACCGTCGGCACACGCCGGCAGGGTGGGGGGACCGCGTGA
- a CDS encoding glycohydrolase toxin TNT-related protein (This protein contains a domain related to Tuberculosis Necrotizing Toxin, which is the C-terminal effector domain of outer membrane channel protein CpnT, and which has a lethal NAD+-glycohydrolase activity.), which produces MTTRRIDPTLYVQAADAFDAIATSADSVGSSARSSANGYSAMAGDDPGGEQFATAYDASAHAALQNIFDIGMRANTLDRLFMASGGSAASAEAVASGQTFDAGAYTLRPARSDLSVAPPPSAFGGTAGEPTGWDLVMNVVGMMWPNADTDQLDQAGQTWKDIARDVRRLATDVRQADNSVASLDSVELPKARTEVTDFATDIGEVADLIEEIGTQCKEYADDVREAHKEVIEMLVQLAIEIAATIAISAALSAFTFGAAGAAGAAAVTARIAVIGARILTILTKVGGTAARVAVRIRAVRVALIPFATRHRRVASAVINVASGTAAAVASEVIVKRGDANLLAAFGSGLVGGAVTEAITSPFGRYGQRVAVQALAGGGGGAAGAATDGLISDGSIDPRQVVIGAAGGGVFGGASARSGSGRGSSSAADPGPGNVRVNENTPVISGGNNAESGGPDGGRSGTTDYEGPNVSGGNEVSGGGGDGGPAGTTDYEGPNVTGGNDVSGGGGDGGGGPRVPDGEAPQPTGDEGIPSPGGNGGGRGGGGNDPVDVPAPPVNNGGGGGHGLPPGSGSGNGSHNPGGYDPETPIFHDVENDLGMDVDGDGFPASSGGAGDSAPVSSDPEAPAAGGGRPGDADGGRPADADGGAAPAPHTPDADAVPVGGDSPDGDAAPVTGDAPDADSPATPVDPSGTPTDAGDAPATDADGDGGAGTPVHNPPTAGQPDPTGPMYSNDTAGDGWNRYDDTVRPDPDYGQPRPEHGTVPGHYEAPASPNPDIAPMITDPGAPFGRDADGTPIPDQNAWNERYALPDNADGSPGGPRWPTNDGAVPGTRVHYHGVDALLRDYPQFANLDRIGRTSGDYLTVANTPFEQRGLTPGHQGMDLLHRQLAPELPPGIRIEVSVIDDALGYPGGGWQIRFFRAGPDGRPSVGANGRDEFLSVKDLDDLGVFL; this is translated from the coding sequence ATGACGACGAGACGAATCGACCCGACCCTCTACGTCCAGGCCGCCGACGCCTTCGACGCGATCGCCACGTCGGCCGACAGCGTGGGCTCCAGTGCCCGATCCTCGGCGAACGGGTACTCCGCGATGGCCGGCGACGACCCCGGTGGCGAGCAGTTCGCCACCGCCTACGACGCCTCCGCCCACGCCGCCCTGCAGAACATCTTCGACATCGGCATGCGGGCCAACACCCTGGACCGCCTCTTCATGGCCAGCGGCGGCAGCGCCGCATCGGCCGAGGCCGTCGCCTCCGGGCAGACTTTCGACGCCGGCGCCTACACGTTGCGCCCCGCGCGGTCCGACCTCAGCGTCGCGCCGCCGCCGTCGGCGTTCGGTGGCACAGCCGGTGAGCCCACGGGATGGGACCTGGTCATGAACGTGGTCGGGATGATGTGGCCCAACGCCGACACGGACCAGCTCGACCAGGCCGGGCAGACGTGGAAGGACATCGCCCGTGACGTCCGCCGCCTCGCCACCGACGTGCGGCAGGCCGACAACTCCGTGGCGTCCCTCGACAGCGTCGAGCTGCCCAAGGCGCGCACGGAGGTCACCGATTTCGCCACGGACATCGGTGAAGTCGCCGATCTCATCGAGGAGATCGGCACGCAGTGCAAGGAGTACGCCGATGACGTGCGCGAGGCGCACAAGGAAGTCATCGAGATGCTCGTGCAGCTTGCGATCGAGATCGCGGCGACCATCGCGATCAGCGCGGCGCTGAGCGCCTTCACCTTCGGGGCCGCGGGCGCCGCGGGCGCAGCCGCGGTGACGGCGCGCATCGCGGTGATCGGTGCCCGCATCCTCACGATCCTGACGAAGGTGGGCGGCACCGCAGCCCGCGTGGCCGTGCGGATCCGGGCAGTCCGGGTCGCCCTCATCCCCTTCGCCACTCGCCACCGCAGGGTGGCGAGCGCGGTCATCAACGTGGCGTCCGGCACCGCGGCTGCCGTCGCCTCCGAGGTCATCGTCAAGCGCGGCGACGCCAACCTGCTCGCCGCCTTCGGCTCGGGGCTCGTGGGCGGAGCCGTCACCGAGGCGATCACGTCGCCCTTCGGCCGCTATGGTCAGCGGGTCGCCGTGCAGGCGCTCGCCGGCGGCGGCGGTGGCGCGGCCGGTGCGGCCACGGACGGCCTCATCAGCGACGGCAGCATCGACCCGCGCCAGGTCGTCATCGGCGCGGCCGGCGGCGGCGTCTTCGGCGGCGCCAGTGCTCGCAGCGGCTCCGGCCGTGGGTCGTCGTCGGCGGCCGATCCGGGTCCCGGCAACGTCCGCGTGAACGAGAACACGCCCGTCATCAGCGGCGGGAACAACGCCGAGAGCGGCGGCCCCGACGGCGGCCGTAGCGGCACCACCGACTACGAGGGTCCGAACGTCTCCGGCGGCAACGAGGTCAGCGGCGGCGGTGGCGACGGTGGTCCCGCCGGCACCACGGACTACGAGGGCCCGAACGTCACGGGAGGCAACGACGTCAGCGGCGGCGGCGGCGACGGCGGCGGCGGTCCGCGCGTGCCCGACGGCGAAGCCCCCCAGCCCACCGGTGACGAGGGCATCCCGTCCCCGGGCGGTAACGGCGGTGGTCGTGGCGGCGGCGGCAACGACCCGGTCGACGTGCCGGCCCCGCCGGTCAACAACGGCGGTGGCGGCGGTCACGGCCTGCCTCCGGGCTCCGGCTCGGGCAACGGCTCCCACAACCCGGGCGGTTACGACCCCGAGACGCCGATCTTCCACGACGTGGAGAACGACCTCGGGATGGATGTCGACGGCGACGGATTCCCGGCTTCCTCTGGCGGAGCCGGCGACTCTGCTCCGGTCTCGAGCGATCCCGAAGCGCCGGCTGCCGGCGGTGGACGCCCGGGTGATGCCGACGGCGGACGCCCGGCTGATGCCGATGGCGGCGCCGCTCCGGCTCCGCACACGCCGGATGCCGATGCTGTGCCCGTCGGTGGGGATTCCCCCGATGGCGATGCTGCGCCCGTCACGGGAGATGCTCCGGATGCGGACTCTCCGGCGACACCGGTTGACCCGTCGGGCACGCCGACCGACGCCGGCGATGCGCCGGCCACCGACGCGGACGGCGACGGCGGCGCGGGTACCCCCGTGCACAACCCGCCCACCGCCGGCCAGCCCGACCCGACCGGTCCGATGTACTCCAACGACACGGCCGGCGATGGATGGAACCGCTATGACGACACCGTTCGCCCCGATCCCGACTACGGTCAGCCTCGCCCCGAGCACGGGACCGTGCCGGGACACTACGAGGCTCCCGCGTCGCCCAATCCGGACATCGCTCCGATGATCACGGACCCGGGCGCGCCGTTCGGACGGGACGCAGACGGCACGCCGATTCCCGACCAGAACGCGTGGAACGAGCGGTACGCACTGCCCGACAACGCCGACGGGTCTCCCGGCGGCCCCCGCTGGCCCACGAACGACGGTGCTGTTCCGGGCACGCGTGTGCACTATCACGGCGTGGACGCGCTCCTGCGCGACTACCCGCAGTTCGCGAACCTCGACCGCATCGGCCGGACGTCAGGCGACTACCTCACGGTGGCGAACACTCCGTTCGAGCAGCGTGGTCTGACCCCTGGGCACCAGGGAATGGACCTCCTGCACCGTCAGCTGGCGCCGGAGCTTCCTCCCGGCATCCGCATCGAGGTGTCGGTCATCGACGACGCTCTCGGCTACCCTGGCGGTGGCTGGCAGATCCGCTTCTTCCGCGCCGGCCCCGACGGACGACCGTCCGTGGGCGCCAACGGGCGGGACGAGTTCCTGTCGGTGAAAGACCTTGACGATCTGGGGGTGTTCCTGTGA
- a CDS encoding ASCH domain-containing protein, which yields MEPVDLTAAAEMWKAYQSAHPDLATDNEMPSVERFGDHPALSDELLGLVIDGEKRATATLLKEFEAEGQQLPRIGSHWIACDGAGRPRAILRSTELRIGTIDTADAAFAYDEAEDDRSLDAWLLGHRTYWNRICPSLGIEWSDDLEILFERFTVAWTA from the coding sequence ATGGAGCCCGTCGACCTCACCGCCGCCGCCGAGATGTGGAAGGCGTATCAGTCGGCGCATCCCGACCTCGCCACCGACAACGAGATGCCGAGCGTCGAGCGGTTCGGCGACCACCCGGCGCTCAGCGACGAGCTGCTCGGCCTGGTGATCGACGGCGAGAAGCGTGCGACTGCCACGCTGCTGAAGGAGTTCGAGGCGGAAGGACAGCAGCTCCCGCGCATCGGCAGTCACTGGATCGCGTGCGACGGCGCCGGACGCCCCCGCGCGATCCTGCGCAGCACGGAACTGCGCATCGGCACGATCGACACCGCCGACGCCGCCTTCGCCTACGACGAGGCCGAGGACGACCGCTCGCTCGACGCGTGGCTGCTGGGCCACCGCACGTACTGGAACCGCATCTGCCCCTCCCTCGGCATCGAGTGGAGCGACGACCTCGAGATCCTGTTCGAGCGCTTCACCGTCGCCTGGACCGCCTGA
- a CDS encoding dihydrolipoyl dehydrogenase family protein: MSAREYDVIVIGAGPVGENVADRAVQGGLSAVLVEAELVGGECSYWACMPSKALLRSGAALRAAQAVDGAKQAITGTLDVAAVLARRDRMVHDWNDDSQVQWVDKAGIDLVRGHGALAGEKRVRVTADDGSVTDLVARHAVVVCTGSAALLPDIPGLRGIRPWTSREATAAQTTPESLAILGGGVVATEMATAYASFGTRVTVLARSGLLTNEEPFAGEMVTASLRDLGADVRTGVTIAAARRDGDVPAHLELSDGTTLEAEEVLVATGRVPRTGDLGLETVGLEPGSWLDVDDTLLVRGTDWLYAAGDVNHRSLLTHQGKYQARAAGDVIVARANGAPVQDAPWGAHVATADHAAVPQVTFTDPEVASVGLTAARAEKAGIRTRVIDYDLSWVAGATEWSDDYRGQARAVVDEDRGVLVGVTFVGPDVAELLHSATIAIVGEVPLHRLWHAVPSYPTVSEVWLRFLETYGRDSASR; the protein is encoded by the coding sequence ATGAGCGCACGCGAGTACGACGTCATCGTGATCGGAGCGGGACCGGTGGGCGAGAACGTCGCCGACCGGGCCGTGCAGGGCGGCCTGTCCGCGGTTCTCGTGGAGGCCGAGCTCGTCGGCGGCGAGTGCTCGTACTGGGCGTGCATGCCGTCCAAGGCGCTCCTGCGCAGCGGGGCGGCGCTGCGGGCGGCTCAGGCGGTGGATGGCGCGAAGCAGGCGATCACCGGCACCCTCGACGTCGCCGCGGTGCTGGCCCGGCGGGACCGCATGGTGCACGACTGGAACGACGACTCCCAGGTGCAGTGGGTCGATAAGGCCGGCATCGACCTCGTCCGCGGCCACGGCGCGCTGGCCGGTGAGAAGCGCGTGCGCGTCACGGCCGACGACGGCTCGGTCACCGATCTCGTCGCGCGTCACGCCGTCGTGGTGTGCACGGGATCCGCCGCCCTCCTGCCCGACATCCCCGGCCTGCGCGGCATCCGCCCCTGGACCAGCCGTGAGGCCACCGCCGCCCAGACGACGCCGGAGTCGCTCGCGATCCTCGGCGGCGGCGTCGTGGCGACGGAGATGGCGACGGCCTACGCGAGCTTCGGCACGCGAGTCACGGTGCTGGCCCGATCCGGCCTGCTGACGAACGAGGAGCCGTTCGCCGGTGAGATGGTCACTGCATCCCTGCGGGATCTGGGCGCCGACGTGCGCACGGGCGTGACGATCGCCGCAGCCCGGCGCGACGGCGACGTGCCGGCGCACCTGGAACTGTCGGACGGCACGACGCTCGAGGCCGAGGAGGTTCTCGTCGCCACCGGCCGCGTGCCGCGCACGGGCGACCTGGGGCTGGAGACGGTGGGCCTGGAGCCCGGGTCGTGGCTGGACGTCGACGACACCCTCCTCGTCCGCGGCACCGACTGGCTGTACGCCGCCGGTGACGTCAACCACCGCTCGCTCCTGACGCATCAGGGGAAGTACCAGGCGCGGGCGGCGGGTGACGTCATCGTCGCGCGCGCGAACGGCGCACCCGTGCAGGATGCGCCGTGGGGAGCGCATGTGGCCACGGCCGATCATGCCGCCGTGCCGCAGGTGACCTTCACCGATCCCGAGGTCGCATCGGTGGGACTGACCGCGGCGAGGGCCGAGAAGGCCGGCATCCGCACGCGCGTGATCGACTACGACCTGTCGTGGGTCGCCGGGGCGACCGAGTGGTCGGACGACTACCGCGGCCAGGCCCGCGCCGTCGTGGACGAGGACCGGGGCGTGCTCGTCGGGGTCACCTTCGTGGGGCCGGATGTCGCCGAGCTGCTGCACTCCGCGACGATCGCGATCGTCGGCGAGGTGCCGCTGCACCGGCTGTGGCACGCCGTTCCCTCCTATCCGACCGTGAGCGAGGTGTGGCTGCGGTTCCTCGAGACGTACGGCCGCGACAGCGCGTCGCGCTGA
- a CDS encoding LacI family DNA-binding transcriptional regulator, translated as MGHAQRATIADVARRAGVSKGLVSFALNNRSGVAPETRTRILAAASELGWSPSVRGRSLSVGRAFACGLVIGRSPDVIAADPFFPAFIAGLEDAFSVSGQALVLAVATPGRHEAETYRGLAADRRVDGVILTDLRVDDPRISLVAELGLSAVTLGVPGGPSPFSSVCSDDGVGIRLAVEHLAGLGHRDIAHVAGPAELLHAARRRTAFDVAAAELGLRSTVVETDFSAADGARATATLLGAAEPPTAIVYSNDSMALAGMGVAQQRGLSVPRDLSITGFDDTEMGRHVHPSLTSVATDVRGWGAIAARTLLVAVAGGAAEHITLPDPRLVIRASTCPPLDTATSAASLEGD; from the coding sequence ATGGGACACGCCCAGCGAGCCACGATCGCCGATGTCGCCCGGCGGGCGGGCGTGAGCAAAGGCCTGGTGTCCTTCGCGCTGAACAACCGCTCGGGCGTCGCACCCGAGACGCGCACGCGCATCCTCGCCGCCGCGAGCGAGCTGGGGTGGTCGCCGAGTGTCCGCGGCCGCTCGCTCAGCGTCGGACGGGCATTCGCGTGCGGGCTGGTGATCGGACGCAGCCCCGACGTCATCGCCGCCGACCCCTTCTTCCCCGCCTTCATCGCCGGACTGGAGGACGCGTTCTCCGTCTCCGGCCAGGCGCTCGTCCTGGCCGTCGCAACGCCCGGCCGCCACGAGGCCGAGACCTACCGCGGCCTTGCCGCCGATCGACGCGTGGACGGCGTCATCCTCACCGACCTGCGGGTGGACGATCCGCGCATCTCCCTCGTCGCCGAGCTCGGGCTGTCGGCCGTGACCCTCGGCGTGCCCGGCGGGCCGAGCCCGTTCTCCTCGGTGTGCTCCGACGACGGGGTGGGGATCCGACTGGCCGTGGAGCACCTCGCCGGTCTCGGCCACCGCGACATCGCGCACGTCGCCGGTCCCGCCGAGCTGCTGCACGCCGCTCGGCGGCGCACGGCCTTCGACGTCGCCGCCGCGGAGCTCGGCCTGCGCTCCACCGTCGTGGAGACCGACTTCAGCGCGGCCGACGGAGCCCGCGCGACCGCGACACTCCTCGGCGCCGCCGAGCCGCCCACCGCGATCGTGTACTCGAACGACAGCATGGCCCTCGCGGGCATGGGGGTCGCCCAGCAGCGCGGGCTCTCGGTGCCGCGCGATCTGTCCATCACCGGGTTCGACGACACCGAGATGGGCCGGCACGTCCACCCCTCGCTCACGAGCGTGGCGACGGATGTGCGGGGCTGGGGTGCGATCGCCGCACGCACGCTGCTCGTGGCAGTCGCCGGCGGCGCGGCCGAGCACATCACGCTTCCCGACCCTCGCCTGGTCATCCGGGCCTCGACCTGCCCGCCTTTGGACACCGCGACCTCGGCCGCATCTTTGGAAGGAGATTGA
- a CDS encoding extracellular solute-binding protein, which translates to MRRRILITAATATGILALTACGGGGGGGGGTEGRGDITIWYSNNESEIAWGEQMVEAWNSENPDEQIRAQEIPAGSSSEEVIGAAITAGNAPCLIFNTSPAAVPGFQRQGGLVNLSEFEDGDDYITERSGDVAEQYRSEDGDFYQMPWKSNPVVIFDNKALFAQAGLDPENPALSTYDEFLQTARTLKGAGVADFAINPAPTSEFFQSWFDFYPLYAAQTGGTQLVEEGEATFDDEDGAAVAEFWRTLYAEQLAGNEQYQGDAFADGYAAMAIVGPWAINVYGEDVDWGAVPVPTQDGTDPAETWTFSDAKNVGMFTACENQATAWDVLKFATSEEQDGIWLEETGQMPLRQDLSETYADFFEGNPAYALFGDQAARTVEVPNVPNSVEIWQAFRDGYSRAVIFGEDDVQTFLTDGAEKVDELAAGD; encoded by the coding sequence ATGCGACGACGCATCCTGATCACCGCCGCGACGGCAACCGGCATCCTCGCTCTCACCGCCTGCGGCGGGGGAGGCGGTGGCGGTGGCGGCACGGAGGGCCGGGGCGACATCACCATCTGGTACTCCAACAACGAGTCGGAGATCGCGTGGGGCGAGCAGATGGTGGAGGCCTGGAACAGTGAGAACCCCGACGAGCAGATCCGCGCGCAGGAGATCCCGGCCGGCTCGTCCAGCGAAGAGGTGATCGGCGCGGCGATCACCGCCGGGAACGCGCCGTGCCTGATCTTCAACACCTCTCCCGCCGCCGTCCCGGGCTTCCAGCGCCAGGGCGGCCTGGTGAACCTGTCGGAGTTCGAGGACGGCGACGACTACATCACCGAGCGCAGCGGCGACGTGGCCGAGCAGTACCGCTCTGAGGACGGCGACTTCTACCAGATGCCGTGGAAATCCAACCCCGTCGTGATCTTCGACAACAAGGCGCTGTTCGCCCAGGCGGGCCTCGACCCCGAGAACCCGGCCCTGTCGACCTACGACGAGTTCCTGCAGACCGCCCGCACCCTCAAGGGAGCCGGCGTCGCGGACTTCGCGATCAACCCCGCTCCCACGAGTGAGTTCTTCCAGTCGTGGTTCGACTTCTACCCGCTCTACGCGGCGCAGACGGGCGGCACGCAGCTGGTCGAGGAGGGCGAAGCGACCTTCGACGACGAGGACGGCGCCGCCGTCGCGGAGTTCTGGCGCACCCTGTACGCCGAGCAGCTCGCCGGCAACGAGCAGTACCAGGGCGACGCGTTCGCCGACGGATACGCGGCGATGGCGATCGTCGGACCGTGGGCGATCAACGTGTACGGCGAGGACGTCGACTGGGGTGCCGTCCCGGTGCCGACGCAGGACGGCACCGACCCCGCCGAGACCTGGACCTTCAGCGACGCGAAGAACGTGGGCATGTTCACCGCATGCGAGAACCAGGCCACCGCGTGGGACGTGCTGAAATTCGCCACCAGTGAGGAGCAGGACGGCATCTGGCTGGAGGAGACCGGGCAGATGCCGCTGCGTCAGGACCTCAGCGAGACCTACGCCGACTTCTTCGAGGGCAACCCCGCTTATGCGCTGTTCGGCGACCAGGCCGCACGCACGGTCGAGGTGCCCAACGTGCCCAACTCGGTGGAGATCTGGCAGGCGTTCCGAGACGGGTACTCCCGTGCGGTGATCTTCGGCGAGGACGACGTGCAGACCTTCCTCACCGACGGCGCCGAGAAGGTCGACGAGCTGGCAGCGGGGGACTGA
- a CDS encoding carbohydrate ABC transporter permease, producing MTAEVVPGQQAAPAADAPAAPAGGGRPRPRRRGLLGENPLGILFSAPYIVFVAVVFAYPIVFAVWMSFQDYFFAAPGAVVERPFVGFANYVTAVTDPAVWRSFLNVGIFLIINVPLTVVLSLLLASALDRVVKARTFFRVSYYVPYVSASVAVVAVWLFLFSNNGLVNNILGPLAPDPSWLVNSALAMPTIALFVTWKGLGFYILLYLAALQNVPRELYESVSVDGGGRIRQFFSVTVPGVRPATLLVVLLATITGANLFTEPYLLTGGGGPNGASTSPVLLIYQKGIEQQNPDVAAAIGVILIFFVLIIAAIQRRFVGGEER from the coding sequence ATGACCGCCGAGGTCGTGCCGGGGCAGCAGGCGGCACCGGCCGCCGACGCCCCGGCCGCCCCCGCGGGCGGGGGTCGCCCGCGCCCGCGCCGGCGCGGACTGCTCGGGGAGAACCCGCTCGGGATCCTCTTCTCCGCCCCCTACATCGTGTTCGTGGCGGTGGTCTTCGCCTACCCGATCGTCTTCGCGGTGTGGATGTCGTTCCAGGACTACTTCTTCGCCGCACCCGGCGCGGTGGTGGAGCGTCCGTTCGTCGGGTTCGCGAACTACGTCACGGCGGTCACCGATCCCGCGGTGTGGCGGTCTTTCCTCAACGTCGGCATCTTCCTCATCATCAACGTGCCCCTCACCGTGGTGCTCTCGCTCCTTCTGGCTTCAGCGCTGGACCGGGTCGTCAAGGCGCGCACGTTCTTTCGGGTCAGCTACTACGTGCCGTACGTCAGCGCCTCGGTGGCCGTCGTGGCGGTCTGGCTGTTCCTGTTCTCCAACAACGGACTCGTCAACAACATCCTCGGTCCCCTCGCTCCCGACCCGTCGTGGCTGGTGAACTCCGCCCTCGCGATGCCGACGATCGCGCTGTTCGTGACGTGGAAGGGGCTCGGGTTCTACATCCTGCTCTACCTCGCGGCGCTGCAGAACGTCCCCAGGGAACTGTACGAATCGGTCTCGGTCGACGGCGGCGGCCGCATCCGCCAGTTCTTCTCGGTGACCGTCCCCGGGGTGCGCCCCGCGACGCTGCTGGTGGTGCTGCTGGCCACCATCACGGGCGCCAACCTGTTCACCGAGCCGTATCTGCTCACCGGCGGCGGCGGCCCGAACGGCGCCTCCACCTCGCCCGTCCTGCTGATCTACCAGAAGGGCATCGAGCAGCAGAACCCGGATGTCGCGGCCGCGATCGGCGTGATCCTCATCTTCTTCGTCCTGATCATCGCCGCGATCCAGCGGCGCTTCGTGGGAGGGGAGGAGCGATGA